AGCGCATGAATACTTATCAAACGAAAAAAATACTATATAAAAGAAAGGATAAAACTTGAATAATAAAAAAGTTGGAATCATTGGCGTAGGAAATGTAGGAGCTACTTTAGCTTTTAACTTGGCTTCAAAGAGTCTTTGTAATGAAATAGTTCTTAAAGATTTAAGAGAAAATATTGTTGAGGCAATGGCCTTAGATATTTCACAATCTGCAAATGCAGCTAATTCAAAAACAAAAGTAGGTTTTGCACATAATAATGAAAACTTTGCAAATTGTGATGTGATTGTTATTACTGCTGGAATACCAAGAAAACCAGGAATGAGTAGAGATGATTTACTTCTAACAAATGCAAAAATCATGACATCAGTAATAAATGATATAAATGAACAAAATCCAAATGCTATTTATATTATTGTATCAAATCCACTTGATGCGATGGTTTATACAGCACTTAAAGCATCTAAACTTGACAAAAATAAAGTTCTAGGAATGGCAGGGATTTTAGATAGTGCTAGAATGAGTCACTTTATTTTTGAAGAGTTAGGATATGGAGAAGGTGAGATTGATGCTTCAGTAATGGGTGGACATGGTGATGATATGGTTCCATTAGCAAACTACTCAACAGTTGAGGGAAAACCACTAGATAAAATTTTAAATGAAGAACAAATTGAAAAAATAATCAATAAAACTAGACATGGTGGTGCTCAAATAGTAAAACTACTTGAAACTGGCTCTGCATATTATGCACCTGCATACTCAGCATCACTTATGGTAGAAGCAATCTTATCTAATAATAAAAAAGTATATCCTTGTGCAGTTATGCTAGAGGGTGAA
The window above is part of the Malaciobacter marinus genome. Proteins encoded here:
- the mdh gene encoding malate dehydrogenase, yielding MNNKKVGIIGVGNVGATLAFNLASKSLCNEIVLKDLRENIVEAMALDISQSANAANSKTKVGFAHNNENFANCDVIVITAGIPRKPGMSRDDLLLTNAKIMTSVINDINEQNPNAIYIIVSNPLDAMVYTALKASKLDKNKVLGMAGILDSARMSHFIFEELGYGEGEIDASVMGGHGDDMVPLANYSTVEGKPLDKILNEEQIEKIINKTRHGGAQIVKLLETGSAYYAPAYSASLMVEAILSNNKKVYPCAVMLEGEYGYEDIVAGVPVRLGKNGVEEVIELKLDEKQTAEFAKSIDSVKELVDTLDTKFFV